One segment of Anatilimnocola aggregata DNA contains the following:
- a CDS encoding DUF4838 domain-containing protein, with product MLKLIPFVVIAFSCIARLSASDLLLVEDGHARAEIVVAAERPRMTTLAALEMRHFVQKLSGAKLPIVTTPSKTDAIKIYIGRSPATDRLGIADEGLKYGAYRIASGPNWLVLLGHDEDFDHTKMPWPLKRNAVPEEEAKWLQATAGQTDAAWGYPFNSGFKSLWSPGDFKEQMTARYGDDFSALWSKRPGSPEGFWEHDLGGSSNAVYALLRSWGVRWYMPGEVGEVVPTKKTLVVQPINKTIRPDYAMRDWNWYNFSGFAYDDVIWARRLGMNTGHDLVGPLKGPHGMVHVMSAPAMKEKHTDYYALIGGKRDIDHRRGGTPCFTAPGLEKETVQFLRYLFDTYDVPSVDVWPCDGLQLCQCEKCQGKNASDLVWGFADRVARQIHSSHPTKRVTCGAYTSYRAPPPSIDKLSPNLAVWISNCGRPLMLDDVHWKGYQELMNGWRARVAPGNILRLENNRYHIFGDGPIGYPVIHPRSAARDLKAMKGISLGDTGEQSQAQSKWRTPAIEHITLYVESQFLWNADQDVDTLLDEYCRLFYGPAAKAMYDAIHFAEHNLAVKDQSRNGGRANPMNVPLTVSLRLREKLEQAQQLAGDTIYGRRIAAIQADLKSKEQLIADDQQQRQALADARAKAPVARAHAGDDLSTATKYILKDNTTGEKSDVTTQFRVGWAGEAIVFEVVCSEPRMKQLQVAQNVFDGDNIAISLETPLHSYYHLEINPDGIVADGNPGPDWQSLAEVKTERGDDFWRVRVRIPVVTADEASSDPRHRIGGAKPTAEAPWYFNVGRYRVVDLDKPELQAFSPTKRGWHQPARFGKLLAE from the coding sequence ATGTTGAAACTCATTCCATTTGTAGTGATCGCCTTTTCCTGCATTGCCCGGCTATCGGCCAGTGATTTACTGCTGGTCGAAGACGGCCACGCGCGAGCCGAAATCGTCGTTGCAGCCGAGCGGCCCCGGATGACGACCTTAGCGGCGCTGGAAATGCGTCACTTTGTGCAAAAACTCAGCGGTGCGAAGTTGCCGATCGTCACCACACCGTCGAAAACCGATGCCATCAAGATTTATATCGGCCGCAGTCCCGCTACGGATCGTCTCGGCATCGCGGACGAGGGCTTGAAATACGGAGCATACCGGATCGCCTCTGGTCCAAATTGGCTGGTACTTCTCGGCCACGATGAGGATTTCGACCACACCAAGATGCCTTGGCCGTTGAAACGCAATGCCGTGCCCGAGGAAGAAGCGAAATGGTTGCAAGCGACAGCAGGCCAGACCGATGCCGCTTGGGGGTATCCCTTCAACAGCGGCTTCAAGTCGCTCTGGAGTCCGGGCGACTTTAAGGAGCAGATGACGGCTCGCTACGGCGATGACTTTTCAGCGCTGTGGTCTAAGCGTCCCGGCTCTCCTGAAGGTTTTTGGGAACACGACCTCGGCGGTTCGTCGAACGCGGTTTACGCATTGTTGCGCAGTTGGGGAGTTCGCTGGTACATGCCAGGCGAAGTCGGCGAGGTAGTGCCGACGAAAAAGACGTTGGTTGTCCAGCCGATCAACAAAACGATTCGGCCCGACTACGCGATGCGTGATTGGAACTGGTACAACTTTTCGGGCTTCGCCTATGACGACGTGATTTGGGCCCGCCGACTGGGCATGAATACAGGACACGATCTCGTCGGGCCGCTCAAAGGCCCCCACGGGATGGTGCATGTGATGTCTGCCCCGGCGATGAAAGAGAAACATACCGATTACTACGCGTTGATCGGCGGCAAACGCGATATCGATCATCGTCGTGGAGGTACGCCGTGCTTCACCGCCCCGGGTTTGGAGAAAGAAACGGTCCAGTTCCTTCGCTATCTGTTCGACACCTACGATGTGCCGAGCGTGGATGTTTGGCCATGTGACGGTTTGCAACTCTGTCAGTGCGAAAAGTGCCAGGGCAAGAACGCCTCCGATCTGGTGTGGGGCTTCGCCGATCGCGTCGCTCGGCAGATTCACAGCAGCCACCCGACGAAGCGCGTGACCTGCGGCGCTTACACGTCGTATCGAGCACCACCTCCGTCGATCGACAAACTCAGTCCGAATCTGGCTGTGTGGATCTCCAACTGCGGCCGACCACTAATGCTCGACGATGTGCATTGGAAGGGATATCAAGAACTCATGAACGGCTGGCGAGCGAGAGTCGCGCCCGGCAATATTCTGCGATTGGAGAACAATCGCTATCACATTTTTGGCGACGGCCCGATCGGATATCCGGTCATCCATCCTCGCAGTGCGGCCCGCGATCTGAAGGCCATGAAAGGCATTTCGCTCGGCGATACCGGCGAACAAAGCCAAGCGCAAAGCAAGTGGCGAACCCCTGCGATCGAGCATATCACGCTGTATGTCGAATCGCAGTTTCTTTGGAACGCCGATCAAGACGTCGACACGCTGCTCGACGAATACTGCCGGTTGTTCTACGGCCCTGCCGCAAAGGCGATGTACGATGCCATTCACTTCGCCGAACACAATCTGGCAGTGAAAGATCAGAGCCGCAACGGAGGTCGCGCGAATCCAATGAATGTCCCGCTCACGGTCAGTTTGCGATTGCGTGAAAAATTAGAGCAGGCTCAGCAACTGGCAGGTGACACGATCTACGGCCGTCGCATCGCGGCGATCCAGGCGGATCTGAAGTCGAAAGAGCAACTTATCGCCGACGACCAGCAGCAGCGGCAAGCGTTGGCCGACGCCCGAGCCAAGGCCCCGGTCGCGCGGGCCCATGCGGGTGACGACCTCTCGACCGCGACCAAGTACATCTTGAAAGATAACACTACTGGTGAAAAGTCGGACGTGACCACCCAGTTCCGTGTCGGCTGGGCTGGTGAAGCCATCGTGTTCGAAGTCGTTTGCAGCGAGCCGCGGATGAAGCAGCTTCAGGTCGCACAAAACGTCTTCGACGGCGACAATATTGCCATCTCGCTCGAAACGCCGCTCCACTCGTACTACCATCTGGAAATCAATCCGGATGGCATCGTGGCCGACGGCAACCCCGGCCCCGACTGGCAATCGTTGGCCGAAGTGAAAACCGAGCGCGGCGACGATTTTTGGCGCGTGCGGGTCCGCATTCCGGTCGTCACCGCCGACGAAGCAAGTTCCGATCCTCGGCATCGCATTGGCGGCGCGAAGCCGACCGCCGAGGCGCCATGGTACTTCAACGTCGGACGCTATCGCGTTGTCGATCTGGACAAGCCGGAGTTGCAAGCTTTCTCGCCGACGAAACGAGGCTGGCACCAGCCAGCGCGATTCGGCAAGTTGTTGGCGGAGTGA
- a CDS encoding EF-hand domain-containing protein: protein MKRLWTAITVLGLMSATAASYGQNGQVKDQERERGSGNRTKENTEKSSDGEKQRSSSEQSDEIRLRYDDRKGSLKIEVDEEIRLRDAQNRRNKQPITRDGELELRYDTDRHDLKAAGKGTIDVERAANAMSRWWQSWWEEEKTARRSRQEGAESGARHFVREHDEDNDGELSRRELPAKHRKDFKQIDRNRDGYLSRDEVRLVGDELYSGSTPAGSSTARNQPKSDNQDQTWSQWWAAWWSSDESTKNDPEGMTMKGAREFIRKHDRNDDVEIMRSEMPDRMYDDFDRIDANDDRRLTASELAKHAPRAEQARSGDARRSR, encoded by the coding sequence ATGAAACGCTTATGGACAGCTATTACTGTGCTGGGCCTCATGTCAGCGACTGCCGCAAGTTATGGCCAGAATGGGCAAGTCAAAGACCAGGAGAGAGAGCGAGGCTCGGGAAATCGGACTAAAGAAAACACCGAGAAATCCTCCGATGGCGAGAAGCAGCGATCCTCGTCTGAGCAAAGCGACGAGATCCGTCTGAGGTATGACGATCGCAAGGGCAGCTTGAAGATTGAGGTCGATGAGGAGATTCGCCTGCGCGATGCACAGAATCGCAGGAATAAGCAGCCGATCACTCGCGATGGAGAGTTGGAATTGCGGTACGACACCGACCGTCACGACTTGAAAGCAGCAGGCAAAGGAACGATCGACGTTGAACGGGCGGCAAACGCTATGAGCCGGTGGTGGCAATCGTGGTGGGAAGAAGAGAAAACAGCTCGGCGCAGCAGGCAAGAGGGTGCCGAAAGTGGCGCGCGACACTTTGTCCGTGAACATGATGAAGACAACGATGGCGAACTCTCACGGCGCGAACTGCCTGCCAAGCACCGTAAAGATTTTAAACAAATCGATCGTAACAGAGACGGTTACTTGAGTCGCGACGAAGTTCGCCTTGTTGGCGATGAACTCTACAGTGGATCAACGCCTGCCGGTTCTAGCACTGCCAGAAACCAACCGAAGTCGGATAACCAAGATCAAACATGGTCTCAGTGGTGGGCCGCCTGGTGGTCGAGTGACGAGAGTACGAAGAACGACCCAGAGGGCATGACGATGAAAGGCGCACGTGAGTTTATTCGTAAGCATGACCGCAACGATGACGTAGAGATTATGCGGAGCGAAATGCCAGACCGGATGTACGACGATTTCGATCGCATCGACGCCAATGACGATCGCCGCTTGACGGCAAGCGAATTGGCGAAGCATGCACCAAGGGCGGAGCAAGCACGCTCTGGCGACGCGCGGCGTTCGCGGTAA
- a CDS encoding mechanosensitive ion channel family protein produces MGTVASTKRRTPDWRVDPRKSMLREVVGQRYHFLTALIIGAITSSLLAQPPSDAVGSSKKNIPKQVEAPEKEDLTPATAKVDINPVARDEEIRTRLQSVLDATGWFIDPQVEVREGVVFLSGYAETDELKKWAGDLARNTQDVVAVANRMDVLEPSVWDFEPAWTGMLALWRDFIRSLPFFLFGLLILALSAGAGVLATRGAQAFFRERIQARLLLNVMARGIGVLVFLLGVYIILRVSGLTQLALTVVGGTGLVGLAVGIAFRDITENFLASIFLSMHRPFETGDLVEISAITGYVQQLNIRTTILMTLDGNLVQIPNATVYKNNIRNFTTNANRREDFVVGIGYDSSISEAQEIARQVLSDHPAVLSDPEPMVLADSMGTATINLRIYFWLNGREHSLLKVRSSLIRLVKMAFQKNGVSMPDEAREIVFPNGVPVTMAGRKSSEAPPFTEPAPLDSVENEVDEVSTKAECDLSSDAGAIEEQARQVRPLNDGDNLLRSSPNPSAPKIQQSVDKS; encoded by the coding sequence ATGGGAACTGTAGCAAGCACGAAGCGGCGAACGCCGGACTGGCGCGTTGACCCGCGTAAGTCAATGCTGCGTGAAGTGGTCGGCCAGCGCTATCACTTCCTAACTGCTTTGATCATCGGCGCAATAACTTCGTCTTTATTAGCACAGCCACCAAGCGACGCGGTTGGCAGTTCAAAGAAGAATATTCCGAAGCAAGTTGAGGCTCCTGAAAAGGAAGACCTCACACCTGCGACCGCAAAGGTGGATATCAATCCCGTAGCCCGCGATGAAGAGATCCGCACGCGACTCCAGAGCGTGCTTGACGCCACCGGTTGGTTTATCGACCCGCAGGTCGAGGTTCGGGAAGGAGTGGTATTCCTCAGCGGCTACGCCGAGACCGACGAGCTCAAGAAATGGGCTGGCGATCTGGCACGGAATACTCAGGATGTCGTGGCCGTGGCGAACCGCATGGACGTACTCGAGCCGTCGGTGTGGGATTTTGAACCGGCTTGGACCGGAATGCTCGCCCTGTGGCGCGACTTCATCCGCTCACTCCCCTTTTTTCTGTTCGGGCTGCTCATCTTGGCTTTGTCGGCCGGTGCCGGAGTGCTGGCGACCCGTGGTGCCCAGGCGTTCTTTCGTGAACGCATCCAAGCTCGACTGCTGTTGAATGTGATGGCTCGCGGTATTGGCGTACTGGTGTTTCTCTTAGGCGTCTACATCATTCTGCGGGTTTCCGGCCTGACACAATTGGCGTTGACGGTGGTCGGAGGAACTGGCCTGGTGGGTCTCGCAGTCGGAATAGCGTTCCGCGATATCACCGAGAATTTTCTGGCGAGCATTTTTCTCAGCATGCACCGACCCTTTGAGACCGGAGACCTTGTCGAAATCTCCGCCATCACGGGATACGTGCAACAGCTCAATATCCGTACGACGATTTTGATGACGCTCGACGGCAACCTTGTCCAGATCCCCAATGCCACAGTCTACAAAAACAATATCCGGAATTTCACGACCAACGCGAATCGACGCGAAGACTTTGTCGTGGGCATTGGCTACGACAGTTCCATCAGTGAGGCACAGGAGATTGCCAGACAGGTGTTGTCGGACCATCCAGCGGTTCTATCGGATCCCGAGCCGATGGTACTCGCCGACAGTATGGGAACTGCCACCATCAATTTACGGATTTACTTCTGGTTGAATGGTCGCGAACACAGCTTGCTAAAAGTGCGTTCTTCGTTGATTCGGTTGGTGAAAATGGCATTCCAGAAGAATGGAGTTTCGATGCCGGATGAAGCGCGAGAAATTGTCTTTCCCAATGGTGTGCCGGTCACCATGGCTGGCCGCAAATCGAGCGAAGCCCCGCCATTCACTGAACCAGCACCACTCGATTCAGTGGAGAATGAAGTTGATGAGGTTTCGACTAAGGCGGAGTGCGATTTATCGAGTGACGCCGGAGCAATCGAAGAGCAGGCCCGTCAGGTCCGGCCCTTGAATGATGGTGACAATCTACTGCGAAGTTCACCGAATCCCTCGGCCCCCAAAATTCAGCAGTCTGTCGATAAATCATGA
- a CDS encoding DUF2254 domain-containing protein produces the protein MTETPNMRWIMRLRHWSQELRASFWFVPAAIVVGAVLVATAIIGVDANIKLRFVEDWPLLFGAGAAGSRGLLTAVASSMITVAGVVFSITIVALSLTSSQYTSRVLRNFMRDRINQMVLGVFVGIFAYCLVVLRTIRGGDEQAFVPSLAVLGGLLLAFVGIAFLIYYIHHIALSIQASSIIAAVASETIAAVDHLFPKGLGEAADKESDDNEEHSGEVRAWTAVPARVTGYIESIDGDALLALAQERETIFRMERGIGEFVIEGTPLISIGVATELAEDEIGALNAVYVVGRQRTVQQDAGFGIRQIVDIALKALSPGINDTTTAVMCVDYLAAVLVRLATRDIPALRRKEGGKTRLLARGPTFQSLLAEAFDQIRQNAEGNVAILTRQVDALEIIGGATDSGPRRESLRTQADLIIEVADRTIAPHDCAGIKAAKDRLRKLL, from the coding sequence ATGACTGAAACACCAAATATGCGTTGGATAATGAGGCTGCGACATTGGTCGCAGGAGCTGCGCGCCAGTTTCTGGTTTGTGCCCGCTGCCATTGTGGTAGGGGCGGTGCTAGTCGCCACGGCGATCATCGGCGTCGACGCGAACATCAAGTTACGTTTTGTCGAAGATTGGCCGCTGCTATTCGGTGCAGGCGCTGCAGGTTCTCGCGGCCTGCTTACGGCAGTCGCGAGTTCCATGATCACCGTCGCTGGTGTGGTGTTCTCGATTACGATCGTCGCACTGTCCCTCACTTCAAGTCAGTACACGTCGCGCGTTCTCAGGAATTTCATGCGCGACCGCATCAACCAAATGGTGCTTGGTGTATTTGTCGGCATCTTCGCCTACTGTCTAGTAGTACTACGAACAATACGAGGCGGCGATGAACAGGCCTTCGTCCCTTCACTCGCGGTGCTCGGTGGATTGCTGCTCGCGTTTGTCGGAATTGCTTTCTTGATTTACTACATCCATCACATCGCATTGTCCATTCAGGCGTCGAGTATTATTGCCGCCGTTGCGTCGGAAACCATCGCTGCCGTGGATCACCTTTTTCCCAAAGGCCTCGGTGAAGCTGCCGACAAGGAATCCGACGACAACGAAGAACACTCCGGCGAAGTGCGCGCTTGGACTGCCGTCCCTGCGCGAGTGACCGGTTATATCGAGAGCATTGATGGGGATGCGCTGCTGGCGCTGGCTCAGGAGCGGGAAACGATCTTTCGCATGGAGCGTGGTATCGGTGAATTCGTCATTGAGGGAACTCCGTTGATCTCGATCGGCGTTGCGACTGAGCTTGCGGAAGATGAGATCGGCGCATTGAACGCCGTGTACGTGGTTGGTCGGCAGCGCACCGTGCAGCAGGACGCGGGGTTTGGGATACGGCAGATTGTCGATATCGCCTTGAAAGCCCTGTCTCCGGGAATCAACGATACAACGACGGCCGTAATGTGTGTGGACTATCTGGCAGCGGTCCTCGTCAGGCTCGCTACTCGCGATATTCCCGCGCTCCGACGCAAAGAGGGCGGGAAAACACGCCTCCTCGCCCGGGGGCCTACGTTTCAGAGTTTGTTGGCCGAAGCCTTTGATCAAATCCGGCAAAATGCTGAAGGCAATGTGGCAATTCTTACTCGACAGGTCGACGCGCTCGAAATAATCGGCGGGGCAACCGACTCGGGGCCGCGAAGAGAATCTCTCCGCACACAGGCTGATTTGATCATCGAGGTAGCTGACCGCACCATTGCTCCACACGATTGCGCCGGCATCAAGGCAGCAAAAGACCGCTTGCGCAAATTGCTTTGA
- a CDS encoding MGH1-like glycoside hydrolase domain-containing protein, which translates to MANQQTDNSESHRLRETANRDRNWQRWGPYLAERQWGTVREDYSPNGDAWTFFPHEQARSRAYRWGEDGLMGICDRQCRLCFAVALWNGHDPILKERLFGLTGPEGNHGEDVKECYYYLDSTPTHSYMKALYKYPKSEFPYDHLVAENQRRGKTDLEFELVDTGVFDENRYFDVFAEYAKASPDDILIRLTVANRGPEPATIHLIPTLWFRNTWTWGCTHEGCEVKPRMETAGDAILARHVTLGDFRLDIDRAADGSSPEVMFTDNETNSERVFGFDDDNRYVKDAVHDAVVHGKAGAVNPHQVGTKAAAIFKLNIPAGSQTVLQLRLTSVDETTSTPFANFDEIFAARIAEADSFYADLAPATGGEAAANVSRQAYAGLLWSKQFYHYVVKDWLVGDPDQPPPPASRHGGRNHDWPHLFNRDVISMPDKWEYPWYAAWDLAFHMIPMATIDPEFAKAQLELFLREWYLHPNGQMPAYEWALSDVNPPVHAWACWRVYKMTAPRGKRDVAFLKRVFTKLLLNFTWWVNRKDVAGNHLFSGGFLGLDNIGVFDRSKPLPGGGSLEQADGTAWMAFYAATMLAMALELAKHDDTYEDIASKFFEHFVHIADAMNTFGGMGLWHEGDGFYYDQLKVDDSVVPLRIRSIVGIIPLFAVEVLEQADIDLLPGFRKRMEWFLKYQPELGRHIAYCDRSHLKTENEKRPGQAAGHRLLAIPSRERLERTLRYLLDESEFLSPHGIRSLSRIHRDQPFVLHADGQDHRVDYTPAESSSGMFGGNSNWRGPIWFPVNYLVIEALEQYHHFYGDEVRVECPTGSGQQMNLLQVSQELSRRLATLFLPDDSGRRPCHGDDQQYASDPHWRDLTLFYEYFHGDTGRGVGASHQTGWTALVATILRDLRSGRKGEVAEMFPTPKGEGGFPNENAVEQVRT; encoded by the coding sequence ATGGCCAACCAGCAAACCGACAATTCAGAATCCCACCGTCTGAGAGAAACTGCCAATCGCGATAGGAACTGGCAGCGCTGGGGGCCCTATCTCGCTGAGCGCCAGTGGGGAACGGTCCGCGAGGACTACTCACCCAATGGCGACGCCTGGACGTTCTTCCCACACGAGCAGGCTCGCAGTCGCGCCTACCGCTGGGGCGAAGACGGCTTAATGGGCATTTGCGATCGCCAGTGTCGACTCTGCTTTGCGGTCGCACTGTGGAACGGCCACGATCCCATTCTTAAGGAACGGCTCTTCGGCCTGACTGGCCCTGAAGGTAATCATGGCGAAGACGTGAAGGAGTGCTATTACTATCTCGACTCGACGCCCACTCACTCTTACATGAAGGCGCTCTACAAGTATCCTAAGAGTGAGTTTCCCTACGATCATCTCGTAGCAGAAAATCAGCGACGCGGCAAAACTGATCTAGAGTTCGAACTCGTCGATACCGGAGTGTTTGACGAGAATCGCTATTTCGACGTCTTTGCCGAGTACGCCAAAGCCTCGCCCGACGACATCTTGATTCGCCTCACGGTTGCCAATCGCGGGCCGGAACCAGCGACTATTCACTTGATCCCGACTTTGTGGTTCCGCAACACCTGGACTTGGGGCTGTACTCATGAGGGCTGTGAAGTCAAGCCGCGGATGGAAACTGCCGGCGACGCAATCCTCGCTCGGCACGTTACGCTCGGCGATTTTCGTTTGGACATCGACCGTGCAGCTGATGGCAGTTCACCTGAAGTGATGTTCACAGACAACGAGACCAATTCCGAGCGGGTCTTCGGCTTTGACGATGATAATCGTTACGTGAAGGACGCTGTTCATGACGCGGTCGTTCACGGTAAAGCCGGAGCAGTGAATCCGCATCAGGTTGGTACCAAGGCCGCGGCGATTTTCAAACTGAACATACCAGCGGGTTCGCAGACCGTCTTACAACTTCGACTTACTTCTGTTGACGAGACGACAAGCACACCCTTTGCTAACTTCGATGAGATCTTCGCGGCGCGCATCGCCGAGGCCGATTCGTTCTACGCTGACCTTGCTCCCGCTACTGGTGGCGAGGCAGCGGCGAACGTCTCTCGTCAGGCATATGCGGGGCTGTTGTGGAGCAAGCAGTTTTACCACTACGTGGTAAAGGATTGGCTCGTTGGCGATCCGGATCAACCACCGCCGCCGGCGAGTCGTCACGGCGGTCGCAATCACGATTGGCCCCACCTGTTCAATCGAGACGTTATCTCGATGCCAGACAAGTGGGAGTATCCTTGGTATGCGGCCTGGGATCTTGCGTTCCACATGATTCCGATGGCAACTATCGATCCCGAGTTTGCCAAGGCTCAGCTCGAGCTCTTTTTGCGCGAGTGGTATCTCCACCCCAACGGGCAAATGCCGGCCTACGAGTGGGCGCTGTCCGACGTCAATCCGCCGGTTCACGCCTGGGCTTGTTGGCGGGTCTATAAAATGACCGCGCCACGCGGCAAGCGGGATGTGGCCTTTCTCAAACGGGTCTTCACCAAGTTGCTGTTGAACTTCACCTGGTGGGTCAATCGCAAGGATGTCGCGGGCAATCACCTATTCTCAGGCGGCTTCTTGGGGCTCGATAACATCGGCGTCTTCGACCGCTCCAAGCCGCTTCCTGGCGGCGGATCGCTCGAACAAGCAGACGGCACCGCGTGGATGGCGTTTTACGCGGCCACGATGCTCGCGATGGCGCTGGAACTTGCCAAGCACGACGACACCTATGAAGACATCGCCTCGAAGTTCTTCGAGCACTTTGTGCATATCGCGGATGCGATGAACACCTTCGGTGGCATGGGACTGTGGCACGAAGGCGATGGCTTTTACTACGACCAGTTGAAGGTTGACGACAGTGTCGTGCCACTGCGAATTCGCTCAATTGTCGGGATTATTCCGCTGTTCGCCGTGGAGGTGCTGGAGCAGGCCGACATCGATCTTCTACCAGGCTTTCGGAAGCGGATGGAGTGGTTTCTTAAGTACCAACCCGAATTGGGGCGACACATCGCTTACTGCGATCGCTCGCATCTTAAGACTGAAAACGAAAAGCGTCCCGGTCAGGCCGCTGGTCACCGTCTGCTGGCAATTCCATCGCGGGAGCGTCTCGAACGAACGCTGCGCTATCTCTTGGATGAGAGCGAATTCCTCTCGCCCCATGGCATTCGTTCGTTGTCGAGAATCCATCGCGACCAACCCTTTGTGTTGCACGCTGACGGTCAGGATCACCGTGTTGACTACACGCCGGCTGAATCAAGCTCCGGCATGTTTGGCGGCAACTCCAATTGGCGCGGCCCGATCTGGTTTCCCGTGAATTACCTCGTCATTGAGGCCCTGGAGCAGTACCACCATTTCTATGGCGACGAGGTGCGGGTGGAATGCCCCACGGGGTCGGGACAGCAGATGAATCTGCTGCAAGTATCGCAAGAGCTGAGCCGCCGCCTGGCAACTCTCTTTTTGCCCGACGATTCCGGCCGTCGCCCGTGTCATGGCGATGATCAACAATACGCCAGCGACCCACACTGGCGCGATTTAACGCTCTTCTACGAGTATTTTCATGGTGACACGGGTCGCGGAGTTGGTGCCAGCCATCAAACGGGCTGGACGGCGCTTGTGGCAACAATTCTTCGCGATCTTCGCTCCGGGCGAAAGGGAGAAGTTGCCGAGATGTTTCCCACGCCGAAAGGCGAAGGTGGTTTTCCAAACGAAAATGCAGTCGAGCAAGTTCGCACTTAA
- the bshB1 gene encoding bacillithiol biosynthesis deacetylase BshB1 → MNLDYLVIAPHPDDAELGMAGAILKFKAEGKKVGILDLTSGEPTPHGSLEIRARETQAATEILGIDWRGNLGLPNRSLEPTLEARAKLAGVIRELRPKWLFAPYWVDAHPDHVAATELIEAARFWAKLSKTDMPGQPWHPQRIYNYYCVHLKQAPQPAFILDISEFWEKKLAAIRCYESQFVTGRATEPPTFIDNLRDEAAYWGKAIGTKFGEPFACREPLGIRSLENLV, encoded by the coding sequence ATGAATCTCGATTACCTCGTCATCGCGCCCCATCCTGATGATGCCGAGTTGGGCATGGCTGGCGCGATCCTCAAGTTTAAAGCCGAAGGCAAGAAGGTCGGGATTCTTGACCTGACCAGCGGCGAACCGACTCCCCACGGCAGTCTGGAAATTCGAGCCCGCGAAACCCAAGCAGCGACGGAGATCCTCGGTATCGATTGGCGCGGAAATCTCGGGCTGCCCAACCGCAGCCTCGAACCCACACTCGAAGCGCGTGCGAAATTGGCTGGCGTCATTCGAGAACTGCGACCGAAGTGGTTGTTTGCTCCTTACTGGGTCGATGCTCATCCAGATCATGTGGCCGCGACAGAACTGATCGAAGCCGCCCGTTTTTGGGCGAAGCTATCGAAGACCGACATGCCCGGCCAACCGTGGCACCCGCAGCGAATTTACAATTACTACTGCGTACATCTGAAGCAAGCTCCCCAGCCCGCCTTCATTCTCGATATCAGCGAGTTCTGGGAAAAGAAACTAGCTGCGATTCGCTGCTACGAAAGTCAGTTCGTCACGGGGCGAGCTACCGAACCGCCAACGTTCATCGACAATCTGCGCGACGAGGCAGCCTACTGGGGCAAAGCCATCGGAACCAAGTTCGGCGAGCCCTTTGCTTGTCGCGAACCTCTCGGCATTCGCAGTCTGGAAAATCTGGTTTAG
- a CDS encoding SHOCT domain-containing protein, protein MQRLTDQGWQKINELSQRYGVSTDAVMSMLQSVVNGGGTMAQFYIQELGGGGQWMQGGMTMVGDMFNYGLKSKVDNLCTELSQLLAQQPFVPTPPVSNQSQWQGGGQQQSGSGSGFSLFVPGQGGYSGNWWPAELGSPNGSGGQNNVRYAYFSNSRRLAVDINGQVTVYDTLDNNIGGVSQQQSGDGSLTFTSQYGTINVSSLPVISVNGVPPTSQSSNSSYSPPPAPQYTPPTSISNQSASNQSTGSSYQEADIFGKIERLADLNAKGILSNEEFAAKKSELLSRL, encoded by the coding sequence GTGCAACGTCTCACCGATCAAGGATGGCAGAAAATCAACGAGCTTTCGCAGCGCTACGGGGTCAGCACAGACGCCGTCATGAGCATGCTGCAGTCGGTCGTGAACGGCGGCGGCACGATGGCCCAGTTCTATATTCAAGAACTGGGGGGCGGCGGACAGTGGATGCAGGGTGGCATGACCATGGTCGGGGACATGTTCAACTACGGCCTGAAGTCGAAAGTTGACAATCTGTGCACGGAACTGTCTCAACTGTTGGCTCAGCAACCTTTTGTGCCAACTCCTCCAGTGAGCAATCAGTCGCAGTGGCAGGGTGGCGGGCAACAGCAGAGTGGTTCGGGCAGCGGCTTCAGTCTGTTTGTTCCCGGCCAAGGAGGTTACTCAGGCAATTGGTGGCCTGCTGAGTTGGGTAGTCCCAACGGGAGCGGCGGCCAGAACAATGTGCGGTATGCCTATTTCTCAAACTCGCGCCGGCTCGCGGTCGACATCAACGGGCAAGTCACCGTTTATGACACGCTCGATAACAACATTGGCGGCGTCTCTCAGCAACAAAGCGGCGATGGTTCACTCACGTTCACCAGTCAGTACGGCACGATCAACGTCTCGAGCTTGCCCGTGATCTCGGTGAATGGTGTGCCCCCCACTTCGCAGTCCTCCAACTCGTCGTATTCCCCTCCGCCGGCACCGCAGTACACGCCGCCAACTTCCATCTCGAATCAATCGGCCTCAAATCAATCAACCGGATCGAGTTACCAGGAAGCGGATATCTTCGGCAAGATCGAGCGCCTGGCCGACCTGAATGCCAAGGGAATCCTTTCGAACGAAGAATTCGCAGCCAAGAAATCGGAACTCTTGTCGCGGCTTTGA